TTAACCTGGGATAAAGTTGAAAATGCTACGGGCTATGTGATTTATTGGGGTATTTCAAAAGATAAACTTAATCTTTCGGCCTTAATGTATGATACCCCAAATTACGAGCTTAGAGCACTAACGGCTGACCAATCCTATTATTACCAAGTTGAAGCCTTCAATGAAAATGGAATTTCAACAAAAAGCGACATTTTATACACCGAATAAAACTAATATCATGAAACATCTATTTATCATCTGTTTTGCCATTTCCAGTTTTGGATTTGCTCAAAATTATTCGATAATGTCTTACAACATTAAGTTAGATTATCCTAAAGAAGGTAAAGACAGTTGGACAAACCGCAAGCCTTTTATGACTAATCAAATTAAATTTTATGAACCAGATGTTTTAGGTGTTCAAGAAGCTCTGCCTAACCAAATGAAAGATTTAGATAGTTTATTAACTGACTATAGTTTTGTTGGTGTAGGAAGAGATAATGGTAAAAACGAAGGTGAATTTTCGGCTATATTTTATAAAAATGATAAATTACAAGTTATAGAGTCTTCAACATTTTGGTTATCACAAACACCTAATCAGGTTAGTATGGGCTGGGACGCCGTTTGTAATCGTGTGTGTATTTATGCTTTGTTTCAACATAAAAAAACAAAAGAAAAATTCTGGGTTTTTAATACACATTTTGATCACGTTGGAAAAGAAGCTCGTTCAAAAAGTGCTATTTTGATTCTTAAAAAAATAAAAACCTTTAATAAAGAAAGCTTCTCTGTATTTTTAACTGGTGATTTTAATATGGAGCCAAATCACGAAAGTATTGATTATATCACTCAAACTTTAAAGGATTCTAAAACAATTTCCAAAATAGACTTTGATCCAGAAGGTACCTTTAATGGTTTTAATTTTGACCAACCCGTAACTAAAAGAATTGATTATGTTTTCGTTTCAGATGACGTTAAAGTAAATAAATACGCAGCGTTAAGTGATAATTGGAATTTACAATATCCATCAGATCATCTGCCAGTTTATATAGAAGTTACCCTAACTAAACATCTGAATGGTGAATAAAAAATGCTCATAATTGAGGCATTTTTGCCATTATTCAATAGGAATTTTCCTGTTGAATAATTCGGGTTAATCTTAATCAGTCAAAATGTACTATCCTAAAGTAACTTTGATTTGTTTGATGCGTTTTTCGTCTATGACTTCGGCTACAAAACGAAAAGTTTCAAACTTAATTTCCTGATTTTTCTTCGGAAAGCCTTTTGTGATTTCTAACAAAAACCCAGCTATAGTTTCAGCATCGCCGCGTTTCTCTTCAAACATTTCAATTGTTTCTTCGCTTAATTTCAAAATTTGATAAAAGTCTTTCATCGAGGTCTTTCCTTCAAAGACATAAGTTTTGCTGTCAATTTTAGAATAAATAATGTCTTCATCATCAAACTCATCACTGATATCGCCGACAATTTCTTCAATGATATCTTCAAGCGTGATTAAGCCACTTGTCCCGCCGTATTCATCAACAACTATGGCAAGGTGATTTTTTTGTGCTTTGAACTCGTTGAGCAAGTCGTCTAACTTTTTGTTTTCAGGGACAAAATAAGGTTCGCGTAATAAGCTTTGCCATTTAAAAGAAGATTTGTCAAGGTAAGGCAGAAATCTTTGATATATAAAATCCCGATGACATTATCTATATCGTCTTTATAAACTGGAATTCTAGAATAACCTTGGTCATTAATAAGTGCTATGATGTCTTTAAAACTTTCTTCATAATTTAAAGCAAAAATATCTAAACGCGGTTTCATCACTTCTTTGGCATCTATGTTTCCAAAAGAAACAATCCCTTTTAAAATCTTTTTTTCATCCGTTGAGGTTTCACTTTCTCTGGTAAGTTCTAACGCGTGAGAAAGCTGATCAACACTCAAATTGGGCTTTTGCTGACTTAATTTAGATTGAATGAGGTTGCTAAAACTGCGTAAAGGCAAACTTGCAGGACTTAAAATTTTGTCTAAAACCAAAAGCGGATACGCCATGAAATGAGAAAATTTTACACGATTTCGATTGGCATATACCTTTGGAAAAATTTCACCAAATAGCAATAATAAAAAAGTAACGATTACAATGTCTATTATAAACACTAAACTTACACCTGCAATATACAAATCATTTGACGGTCTAAATAAATGGCTTATAGAACTGTAAAGCAGAACAATAGCTATATTGATAAAGTTATTAGCAATGAGAATAGTGACTAATAATTTTTTGGGCTTGTCAAGTAATTTGACTAAAATCTTTTCTTGACTGCTCATTTTGTTTTCGTCAACTTCAAAATCTGAAGGTTTTAGCGAAAACAAAGCCACTTCAGAACCTGAAATCAATGCTGAACATAAAAGTAATACTATGATTAGAACTATTCCTGTGATTTCAGGTAAGGTCAATTGAACGAAAAGTATTGAACTAAAGGGTTCGGATTCCAACAATTTGGATTTTAGAAATTAAAAGGGCAAATCATCATCCTGATTTTCATCAGGTTCAGCCACTTGTTGTGGATCTTTAGCTTGCGGTTTGGGTTGAGTAGCTTGCGTTGTGGTAGATTGCCCTGATTTATCTTTTGGGGTTAAAAAAGTAAAATCTGTGCATTGTATCTCAGTAGAATATCTGTCAATACCTTTGTCATCTGTCCATTTACGGGTTTTTATTCGCCCTTCAATATAAACTTTATCACCTTTTTTGAGATATTTTTCGCAAATTTCGGCGGCTTTATTACGCACAACGATATTGTGCCATTCAGTATTGCTTACACGCTCGTTGGTGTTTTTGTTGACATATTCTTCGTTAGTAGCCACTGGAAAACGACCTATACAATTGTTGTCATCAAAATAATGCATTTTCACATCATCACCTGTGTGTCCAATCAACATAACTTTGTTTAAGGTTCCTGTAGCCATAATATTTTATTTTAAGTAGTAAAAGTAATAAAATTTTAGTTTTCTAAAATATGTTCATTTAGAAATTTATCAATCAAAATTGATACAGCAAATTTACGAATAGATTTAGAATTGACCGCTTTATAATGTTTAAGATTAAATTTATCAAACTTCTCAGGGCATTTAATTAACCAAAAATCAGCATAAATATCTCGGTGGGTCAATATGTGTTTGTAGGTTTTTTGATTGATTTTTATCGGTTTGATTTGAGTAGAAATATTTAACCTTTCAAATAATTGGTGATTCAAAACGGCTTTAGAATTGGCTTTGTTTTGTGTTTCTACTAAGGGAAATTCATAAAGTTTTTGCCAAATATCATTACCCAAACGCTGATTGATTAATATTTCGCCGTCGGGAGATTGAAAAATGATATAGTTCAAATAACGCTTCCGACGTTTTAGTTTTTTAAGTTTTACGGGTAAGGATTTGATTTTTTTTTGCTGAAAAGCCACGCAAGATAAATTCAAACGGCAAAACATACAATCTGGCGACTTAGATTTGCAAACCATAGCTCCATATTCCATTATAGCTTGATTGTGTTGTGCTGGTTTTTTTTGGTCTAAAACTTCATTAGCTTTAGATTTAAATATCTTAATGCCTTCTGTTGAATTTACAGGGGTTTCTATACCAAAATATCTTGACAAAACCCGATAAACATTTCCGTCCAAAACCGCAACGGGTTCATCGTAAGCAAAAGAGGCAATAGCAGCGGCATGGTATATTCACCAACACCTTTTAGTTTTAATAATTCTTTATAAATTTTAGGAAATTTGCCATCGCATTCATTTGAAATATATTTTGCTGTAAAATGAAGATTTCTAGCCTAGAATAATAACCCAAACCTTGCCACATTTTCATAACAACATCTTCATCAGCTTCAGCCAATTGATGCACATTAGGGAATGTTTTTATAAACCTTTGGTAGTATGGCAAGCCTTGTTTGACTTGTGTTTGCTGTAAAATGATTTCACTCAACCAAATTTTATAAGGATCTTTTGTATTTCGCCACGGCAAATCACGTTTATGCTCTTGATACCAAAAGGTGATGGCTTCCGAAAAAAACTGATTTAAAGAAATAATACCACATTTAAAACTTATTATGCAAACATAATAAACTATTCAGTTGAATAATTGAATATTAAATGATTATATTTGCATCCTTAATTTTTTAAACAAAACACCTGAGTTATGACAAAAGCAGATTTAGTAAACACCATTTCGGAGAGATTAGGTTTAGAAAAAAATGAAGTTCAATCTACTATAGAAGCCTTTATGGACGAAGTAAAAGGTTCTCTCAAAAGCGGTGAAAACGTTTATTTAAGAGGTTTTGGAAGCTTTATTATCAAAACAAGAGCCGAAAAAACAGGTCGAAATATTTCAAAAAACACCAGTATCATTATTCCAGCGCACAACATTCCAGCGTTTAAACCCGCTAAAACATTTGTTGATAGTGTAAAAGAAAACGTAAAAGTTAAGTAAAAACGAATTAAAAAAAATTATTTATGCCAAGCGGAAAAAAAAGAAAAAGAGCAAAGGTTGCTAACCACAAAAGAAAAAAACGCAGCCGTGCCAACAGACATAAGAAAAAATAAATCTTATCAATTACAAGTTCTTTGACAACGATGCTATGTTAGTAAAACATTAAGCATCTTCATCCCGTTATGACTTATCAAAACTAAGTATAACAAAAAGTTTAACAAATTCTCAAACCATTTTGAGAGCTAAATCCAATACGCATGAACAAAGAATTAATTATTCAATCCAGTTCTAATGCTGTAGATTTTGCCTTACTCAAAGATGGCAAACTTGTTGAATTACATAAAGAAAACGAAGACACAAAATTTCTTGTTGGCGACATTTTTTTAGCTGATGTAAGAAAAGCCCTCGGTGGTCTCAACGCTGCATTTGTCAACGTAGGCTACGAAAAAGACGGTTTCTTACACTATCACGATTTAGGACCGCAGATCAAAACCATGATTCAATTTACCAAAAAATTAAAATCTGGTAAATTACGCAACTACGACCTAAGTGATTTTCACAACGAAAAAAATATCGACAAAAACGGAAGCATTACCGATGTTATTCACCCCAATCAATCTATATTAGTGCAAGTTACTAAAGAGCCTATATCAACAAAAGGGCTGAGATTGAGCAGTGAACTTTCTCTCGCTGGACGCTATATTGTGCTTGTTCCTTTTTCAGAACGTATTTCTATTTCTCAAAAAATAGAAAGTGCAGAAGAAAAAGACAGACTCAAGCGACTCATAAAAAGTATCAGACCTAAAGGCTTTGGTATCATAGTCAGAACAGTAGCCGACGGCAAGAAAGTAGCCGATATCGATAATGATTTACAAAATTTGATGAACCGCTGGAAAGCCATGTGCAAAAAAGTCAGTAGAGTTCAAAAACTTCCGTCAAAAGTTCTGGGAGAACTCAACAAAACTTCATCTCTTTTAAGAGATATTTTCAATGACTCATTCACCTCAATTTGTATTGACGATGAAGCCCTTTACACCCAAGTCAAAGATTATGTCGGTGAAGTTGCCCCAGACAAAGAATCTATCGTAACACTTTATAATTCTAAAGTTCCCATTTTTGAAAAGTATAATATTGAGCGTCAAATCAAAACCTCTTTCGGCAAAACGGTTACCATGACCAAAGGTGCCTATCTCGTCATAGAACACACAGAAGCTATGCACGTCATAGACGTCAACAGTGGCAACCGAAGCAATAAAGCCAAAAGTCAAGAAGACACCGCTTTGCAAGTTAACCTCATCAGTGCAGTAGAAATCGCCAGACAACTTCGCCTCAGAGATATGGGCGGTATCATAGTGGTCGATTTTATAGACATGCACGATGCCGAAAACCGCAAAAAATTATACAACACATTGGTAGATGAAATGAGTGACGACAGAGCAAAACACAAAATTTTGCCACCAACCAAATTCGGTTTGGTACAAATCACTCGCCAACGTGTAAGACCCGAGTTAGACATCAAAACCCGCGAAAAAAATCCTAATGACAATGGAGAAGTCGAAGCTCCAGTAGTTGTCCTCAACAAACTACAAACCGACCTTCAAAAACTCATTAAGAAAAATCACAAAAACCTCACCCTTTCGGCACATCCTTTTATAGCGACTTATCTCACAAAAGGATTACCATCGCCGAGAAGCAAATGGTTTTTTGATTATAAACGCTGGGTCAAAATTCAACCTCGAGACGCTTACACTTATCTGGAATACCATTTTCACGATAAAGACGGCAACATCATCAATGCCTAAATCTACATACAAACCCTGTTCTACACAGAACGGGGTTTTTTTATGTCCAGAAATTTTATCTAATCAAAAGTGACATTATATGAGTTAGAATAGAAAAAAATGGATCTACAAAAATTTATCATAAGATTTATATGCATAGACTTTTTTGTTGAAGCCTGTCCTGAGCACAGTTGAAGGGTTTTGGGCGATGCAAAAAAGAAAAGAATGAACCTTGTAATTATTTAAAAATGTGTATAGTCATCGGTAGTGTCTCAACATTTATCGTCAGGATGTATTGAGTTGTGGGCTTCCGTCGCTCCAAAGTCGCATCGGCGGGCTTTCGGCAGTCGCTTTGCCACACTTATAGCGTGGCAAGAGCTCCAACAATGCCTCAATCCCTAAGCCAAAGAAAAATCACCAAAAGCAGTGAGATTAGCCCTTAAAATTACCAATATTTTAATAAAGCATAAAGCTCTAAAGATTTTAAGATTGTATTTTTGCAACCACAATGAAAATTAATATGAGTTTATTTCATACCATCCCAATAAAAGCAATAAATCAACAGACCGATAAAGCCATTAAAATTACATTTGATATCCCTGATAACCTAAAATCAGAATTTCAATACAAGCCAGGTCAATACCTTACGCTATCGGCAAACATTGATAACGAAGATATTAGACGTTCATATTCTATCTGTTCAGCACCAAACGAAGACCTGAGTATTGTTGTTAAAGCTATACCTGATGGTGTGTTTTCAAATTATGCTATTAAAAACCTTAACGTTGGCGATAACATTCAGGTAATGCCACCAGAAGGTCATTTTACCCTATCATCTGATGCATCAGCAAATTATTGTGCCTTTGTTGCAGGTAGTGGTATCACGCCTGTGATGTCTATCTTAAAAAGCGTGCTACAAACTCAAAATGATTCTAAATTTCTTTTAGTTTACGGAAACAAATCACCTCAAGAAACTATTTTCTTTAATGAAATACTCGACCTTAAAAAAGACTATCCCGAACAATTTTTTGTAGAAAATATCTACAGCCAAACCCGTGAAGACGATGCTCATTTCGGTCGAATAGAAAAGCCAACAATCAATTATGCTTTAAAGAATAAATATAGCGGAATTGACTTTTCTGAATACTTTTTATGTGATTCAGAACCTATGATTGAACACGTTCAAGAAGTTTTAAAAGAAAACGGCATCAAAGATCAGCAAATCAAATACGAATTGTTTTATTCAGAAAAAGAAGCCGAAACAATCGCTCATTCCGAAGGCAAAACTAAACTCAAAATCATCGTTGACGATGAAGAATACGAATTGGTAATGAATCAAGACGACGTGATTCTTGACGCAATATTAGAGCAAGATATAGACGTACCATATTCTTGTCAAGGTGGCATTTGTAGCTCGTGTCTTGCCAAAATCAAAACAGGTAAAGCACAGATGCGTAAAAACCAAATCTTAACCGACGACGAAGTCGCTCAAGGTCTTGTTTTGACCTGTCAAGCTCAACCTCAAACTCCAGAAGTGGTTGTGGACTATGATGATATTTGAAAATTTATAGTTACTTTTACAAAAAAGAAAATTTATGATTAGAAGTTTTTGGGACGAAGAATGGAAAACCATTGAATTTGACGATGATATAGCCGATGATGAACATTTTAAAATCTCTAATTATGGTAGGATTATCAATTGTAAAGGGAAAGAAGAAATATTGGTTAAAAGATCTTATATCAACGGTTATGAAAATTTAAGAGTCAAGCTAAAACGCAACGGCAAAAAATCAGGTCGGTATGTGCACAAGCTTGTCGCTCAACATTTTTTAGAGCAAGGTGATGGTGTTTATGTTATACATCTGAATTATGACAAAACAGACAATCACGTTAGAAATCTAAAATGGGCTACCAAAGAAGAAAAAGAAAATCACCAGTTTAGCAATCCCGAGCATAAGAAAAGACCTATATCTAAAAAAATAAGAAACTCAAAACTTACCGAAACCCAAGTTATCCGACTTAAACGAAAAATTCACGACCCCAACCGACGTACCAGAATTAAACTGATAGCTAAAGAATTTGGTATTTCAGATATGCGACTTTACAGAATTAAAAATGGTGAAAACTGGGGTCATGTTGATTAT
This genomic window from Flavobacterium sp. CS20 contains:
- a CDS encoding endonuclease/exonuclease/phosphatase family protein produces the protein MKHLFIICFAISSFGFAQNYSIMSYNIKLDYPKEGKDSWTNRKPFMTNQIKFYEPDVLGVQEALPNQMKDLDSLLTDYSFVGVGRDNGKNEGEFSAIFYKNDKLQVIESSTFWLSQTPNQVSMGWDAVCNRVCIYALFQHKKTKEKFWVFNTHFDHVGKEARSKSAILILKKIKTFNKESFSVFLTGDFNMEPNHESIDYITQTLKDSKTISKIDFDPEGTFNGFNFDQPVTKRIDYVFVSDDVKVNKYAALSDNWNLQYPSDHLPVYIEVTLTKHLNGE
- a CDS encoding ferredoxin--NADP reductase translates to MSLFHTIPIKAINQQTDKAIKITFDIPDNLKSEFQYKPGQYLTLSANIDNEDIRRSYSICSAPNEDLSIVVKAIPDGVFSNYAIKNLNVGDNIQVMPPEGHFTLSSDASANYCAFVAGSGITPVMSILKSVLQTQNDSKFLLVYGNKSPQETIFFNEILDLKKDYPEQFFVENIYSQTREDDAHFGRIEKPTINYALKNKYSGIDFSEYFLCDSEPMIEHVQEVLKENGIKDQQIKYELFYSEKEAETIAHSEGKTKLKIIVDDEEYELVMNQDDVILDAILEQDIDVPYSCQGGICSSCLAKIKTGKAQMRKNQILTDDEVAQGLVLTCQAQPQTPEVVVDYDDI
- a CDS encoding Rne/Rng family ribonuclease — encoded protein: MNKELIIQSSSNAVDFALLKDGKLVELHKENEDTKFLVGDIFLADVRKALGGLNAAFVNVGYEKDGFLHYHDLGPQIKTMIQFTKKLKSGKLRNYDLSDFHNEKNIDKNGSITDVIHPNQSILVQVTKEPISTKGLRLSSELSLAGRYIVLVPFSERISISQKIESAEEKDRLKRLIKSIRPKGFGIIVRTVADGKKVADIDNDLQNLMNRWKAMCKKVSRVQKLPSKVLGELNKTSSLLRDIFNDSFTSICIDDEALYTQVKDYVGEVAPDKESIVTLYNSKVPIFEKYNIERQIKTSFGKTVTMTKGAYLVIEHTEAMHVIDVNSGNRSNKAKSQEDTALQVNLISAVEIARQLRLRDMGGIIVVDFIDMHDAENRKKLYNTLVDEMSDDRAKHKILPPTKFGLVQITRQRVRPELDIKTREKNPNDNGEVEAPVVVLNKLQTDLQKLIKKNHKNLTLSAHPFIATYLTKGLPSPRSKWFFDYKRWVKIQPRDAYTYLEYHFHDKDGNIINA
- a CDS encoding transporter associated domain-containing protein, yielding MLNEFKAQKNHLAIVVDEYGGTSGLITLEDIIEEIVGDISDEFDDEDIIYSKIDSKTYVFEGKTSMKDFYQILKLSEETIEMFEEKRGDAETIAGFLLEITKGFPKKNQEIKFETFRFVAEVIDEKRIKQIKVTLG
- a CDS encoding HU family DNA-binding protein, which encodes MTKADLVNTISERLGLEKNEVQSTIEAFMDEVKGSLKSGENVYLRGFGSFIIKTRAEKTGRNISKNTSIIIPAHNIPAFKPAKTFVDSVKENVKVK
- a CDS encoding single-stranded DNA-binding protein; this encodes MATGTLNKVMLIGHTGDDVKMHYFDDNNCIGRFPVATNEEYVNKNTNERVSNTEWHNIVVRNKAAEICEKYLKKGDKVYIEGRIKTRKWTDDKGIDRYSTEIQCTDFTFLTPKDKSGQSTTTQATQPKPQAKDPQQVAEPDENQDDDLPF
- a CDS encoding NUDIX domain-containing protein codes for the protein MSRYFGIETPVNSTEGIKIFKSKANEVLDQKKPAQHNQAIMEYGAMVCKSKSPDCMFCRLNLSCVAFQQKKIKSLPVKLKKLKRRKRYLNYIIFQSPDGEILINQRLGNDIWQKLYEFPLVETQNKANSKAVLNHQLFERLNISTQIKPIKINQKTYKHILTHRDIYADFWLIKCPEKFDKFNLKHYKAVNSKSIRKFAVSILIDKFLNEHILEN
- a CDS encoding NUMOD4 domain-containing protein — protein: MIRSFWDEEWKTIEFDDDIADDEHFKISNYGRIINCKGKEEILVKRSYINGYENLRVKLKRNGKKSGRYVHKLVAQHFLEQGDGVYVIHLNYDKTDNHVRNLKWATKEEKENHQFSNPEHKKRPISKKIRNSKLTETQVIRLKRKIHDPNRRTRIKLIAKEFGISDMRLYRIKNGENWGHVDY
- a CDS encoding CNNM domain-containing protein — its product is MESEPFSSILFVQLTLPEITGIVLIIVLLLCSALISGSEVALFSLKPSDFEVDENKMSSQEKILVKLLDKPKKLLVTILIANNFINIAIVLLYSSISHLFRPSNDLYIAGVSLVFIIDIVIVTFLLLLFGEIFPKVYANRNRVKFSHFMAYPLLVLDKILSPASLPLRSFSNLIQSKLSQQKPNLSVDQLSHALELTRESETSTDEKKILKGIVSFGNIDAKEVMKPRLDIFALNYEESFKDIIALINDQGYSRIPVYKDDIDNVIGILYIKDFCLTLTNLLLNGKAYYANLILSLKTKS